GTGTGAATTCTTTTCGGAGACTTGTATTGTAGCAAAACAGGATGACAAACTCGTTGGATTTGTGACAGCGTTTATTCCGCCGGAAAAGGAAGATGTCTTATTTATCTGGCAGGTAGGAACCGATAAATCCCAGCGAGGCAAAGGGGTAGCCTCAAGACTCTTAAACGGGCTGTTGGAGCGAGAAAGCTGCAAAGATGTGAAATATGTGGAAGCAACGGTTACACCATCCAATAAAGCTTCCCAATCCCTGTTTAAACGCCTTGCCCGAGACAATGATACGAAATGTAAAGTATCAGATTGTTTCGGAGAAGAACTTTTCCCTGGAGACGACCATGAGGAAGAACTTACGTATAGAGTCGGACCAATTAATAAATAAGAAGCTAATTTTTTGATACCCAACCAAGGAGGATTTTAGGAAATGAATAACGATCTTAGTGTATTTGATCAATTAGAATCAGAGGTACGCTCTTACTGCCGCAGCTTTCCAACGATTTTCACGAAAGCACAGGGCTAT
This window of the Halobacillus sp. Marseille-Q1614 genome carries:
- the ectA gene encoding diaminobutyrate acetyltransferase, producing the protein METGTTATIQKTDSLTFEKPTLEDGSAMWELVNNSTLDQNSPYKYIMMCEFFSETCIVAKQDDKLVGFVTAFIPPEKEDVLFIWQVGTDKSQRGKGVASRLLNGLLERESCKDVKYVEATVTPSNKASQSLFKRLARDNDTKCKVSDCFGEELFPGDDHEEELTYRVGPINK